In Nocardioides faecalis, the following proteins share a genomic window:
- a CDS encoding PASTA domain-containing protein, with translation MSTNPPDGYPPPPEQQNNPSWDPYAGSGSGPEPTRQLNFGPPPPEQPWWMQRWFGIASLAVGAVIILALIGALFGEDDSEPAASTTTTDPSPTATVTVTATPTPSPGPAEETGAPAEAEAENEASKKAGEKAADEPADAWTMPDEVGKNLQAAQDHIQGVTDDPFFVTLSEDATGEGRFQVLDSNWQVCSQSVAPGEKFSANTEITFYTVKLSETCP, from the coding sequence GTGAGCACCAACCCTCCTGATGGCTACCCGCCGCCTCCGGAGCAGCAGAACAACCCGAGCTGGGATCCGTATGCAGGTTCGGGTTCCGGCCCTGAGCCGACCCGGCAGCTCAACTTCGGTCCACCGCCCCCGGAGCAGCCCTGGTGGATGCAGCGGTGGTTCGGCATCGCCTCCCTCGCCGTGGGAGCCGTCATCATCTTGGCGCTCATCGGGGCGCTCTTCGGTGAGGACGACAGCGAACCGGCCGCAAGTACGACGACCACCGATCCGTCCCCGACGGCCACGGTCACGGTCACCGCGACGCCGACACCCTCCCCAGGGCCGGCCGAGGAGACAGGTGCGCCGGCGGAGGCTGAAGCGGAGAACGAGGCTTCGAAGAAGGCAGGCGAGAAGGCCGCGGACGAGCCCGCTGACGCCTGGACGATGCCGGATGAGGTCGGGAAGAACCTCCAGGCAGCCCAAGACCACATCCAGGGCGTCACCGACGACCCGTTCTTCGTCACGCTGTCCGAGGACGCCACGGGCGAAGGCCGGTTCCAGGTGCTCGACTCCAACTGGCAGGTCTGCAGCCAGTCCGTGGCCCCCGGGGAGAAGTTCAGTGCAAACACGGAGATCACCTTCTACACCGT
- a CDS encoding class II glutamine amidotransferase — protein sequence MCRLFGMHAGRTPRRATFWLLSAPDSLAEQSHRMPDGTGLGVFASDGHPVLDKQPLAAYEDRAFATEARDLASTTFVAHVRYATTGPVRPENTHPFEQDGRLLAHNGVVGDLDRLEERLRDLDAMSLVQGQTDSERVFALISAEARRNGGDVGAAITAALTWIAENLTLYAVNLILVTPTDLWAVRYPDTHELHVLEVPGRDGLDALSHGTDRISMRSEELAEQRSVVIASEPMTDDPGWRLLDSGEVLHVGPDLEVHSSRPLPARPAHLQDIGDLERDTALAQHPGGHEGLAARH from the coding sequence ATGTGCCGGTTGTTCGGGATGCACGCGGGGCGTACGCCGCGACGAGCGACGTTCTGGCTGCTGAGCGCACCGGACAGCCTGGCCGAGCAGAGCCATCGGATGCCCGACGGCACCGGGCTGGGGGTCTTCGCCTCCGACGGCCACCCCGTCCTGGACAAGCAGCCGCTGGCGGCGTACGAGGACCGTGCGTTCGCCACCGAGGCCAGGGACCTCGCCAGCACCACCTTCGTGGCGCACGTGCGCTACGCGACCACCGGCCCGGTCCGACCGGAGAACACCCACCCCTTCGAGCAGGACGGACGCCTGCTCGCCCACAACGGCGTGGTGGGCGACCTGGACCGGCTCGAGGAGCGCCTGCGCGACCTCGACGCGATGAGCCTGGTCCAGGGGCAGACGGACTCCGAGCGGGTGTTCGCCCTGATCAGTGCGGAGGCGCGGCGCAACGGCGGGGACGTCGGCGCCGCGATCACCGCCGCGCTGACCTGGATCGCGGAGAACCTGACGCTGTACGCGGTCAACCTCATCCTCGTCACTCCCACGGACCTGTGGGCGGTGCGCTACCCCGACACCCACGAGCTCCACGTGCTCGAGGTCCCCGGCCGCGACGGTCTCGACGCCCTCTCCCACGGCACCGACCGGATCAGCATGCGCAGTGAGGAGCTCGCCGAGCAGCGCAGCGTCGTGATCGCCAGCGAGCCGATGACCGACGACCCGGGCTGGCGGTTGCTGGACTCCGGAGAGGTGCTCCACGTCGGCCCCGACCTGGAGGTGCACAGCTCCCGCCCGCTGCCGGCGCGCCCCGCCCACCTCCAAGACATCGGCGACCTCGAGCGCGACACCGCGCTCGCCCAGCATCCCGGTGGTCACGAGGGTCTGGCCGCCCGCCACTAG
- a CDS encoding serine hydrolase domain-containing protein, which translates to MHRSPSPTRARRASRALVGVTAAVALIAGLGTGPQAAAGVRDDVAALRAEAKALTVKSETQKKVAAASTRTADRAEAKAEVFTAQAKKAAKSAKKTSAAVKRAKKKGLKAKVKALRAKVASQRKIAKSRSQAAAKQRAAVRSAKAAAARSTERADAYAAQAQTKATEADLLALRADREESLAEILEGWNIPGAQIVYSKNGVTDSYSFGVQSTATNVPVTNHSIFQGASLSKVVSSYVFLKRVDEGVIDLDTPLWEYYESPRTAHSDDAKTITARMVLNHTTGLPNWANGAGNESSLLTPAFTPGTDWGYSGDGFFLLQQTIEHLDGQLFHETLKEEVFEPFGMNDSTLVTLAENADRTIVGHDAAGVPVAMSNWQRGNSAYTLQTTAEDYTRFIQHALIDGEGLEPETHTLWTEYSADADRDADNPANPFISWGLGVGLQESSKGKALWHWGDNTTRKAFFLAFPDRDESVAIFWNSANGQASAGQILSTFLGAQQFHALTWVG; encoded by the coding sequence ATGCACCGCTCCCCCTCCCCCACCCGAGCTCGCCGTGCGAGCCGCGCGCTCGTCGGCGTCACCGCCGCGGTCGCACTGATCGCCGGCCTCGGCACCGGCCCGCAGGCCGCGGCCGGCGTCCGCGACGACGTGGCCGCCCTGCGCGCCGAGGCGAAGGCCCTGACCGTCAAGTCCGAGACCCAGAAGAAGGTCGCCGCCGCGTCCACCCGCACCGCCGACCGCGCCGAGGCCAAGGCCGAGGTCTTCACCGCCCAGGCCAAGAAGGCCGCGAAGTCGGCGAAGAAGACCTCCGCGGCCGTGAAGAGGGCGAAGAAGAAGGGGCTCAAGGCGAAGGTCAAGGCCCTGCGCGCCAAGGTCGCCTCACAGCGCAAGATCGCCAAGAGCCGCTCCCAGGCCGCCGCGAAGCAGCGGGCCGCCGTCCGCTCTGCGAAGGCCGCCGCCGCCCGCAGCACCGAGCGCGCCGACGCCTACGCCGCCCAGGCCCAGACCAAGGCGACCGAGGCCGACCTGCTCGCCCTGCGGGCGGACCGCGAGGAGTCCCTCGCGGAGATCCTCGAGGGCTGGAACATCCCCGGTGCGCAGATCGTCTACTCCAAGAACGGCGTGACGGACAGCTACTCCTTCGGTGTCCAGAGCACCGCGACCAACGTCCCCGTCACCAACCACTCGATCTTCCAGGGTGCGTCGCTGAGCAAGGTCGTCAGCTCCTACGTGTTCCTCAAGCGCGTCGACGAGGGCGTCATCGACCTCGACACCCCGCTGTGGGAGTACTACGAGTCGCCCCGGACCGCCCACAGCGACGACGCCAAGACGATCACGGCCCGCATGGTCCTCAACCACACCACCGGACTGCCGAACTGGGCCAACGGCGCCGGCAACGAGTCCAGCCTGCTGACCCCGGCGTTCACGCCCGGCACCGACTGGGGCTATTCCGGCGACGGCTTCTTCCTGCTGCAGCAGACCATCGAGCACCTCGACGGCCAGCTCTTCCACGAGACCCTCAAGGAGGAGGTGTTCGAGCCGTTCGGCATGAACGACTCCACCCTCGTCACGCTGGCGGAGAACGCCGACCGGACGATCGTCGGTCACGACGCGGCCGGCGTCCCGGTCGCGATGAGCAACTGGCAGCGCGGCAACTCGGCGTACACCCTGCAGACCACGGCCGAGGACTACACCCGCTTCATCCAGCACGCGCTCATCGACGGCGAGGGCCTGGAGCCCGAGACCCACACCCTGTGGACCGAGTACTCCGCCGACGCCGACCGCGACGCCGACAACCCGGCCAACCCCTTCATCAGCTGGGGCCTCGGCGTCGGGCTGCAGGAGAGCAGCAAGGGCAAGGCCCTGTGGCACTGGGGTGACAACACCACCCGCAAGGCGTTCTTCCTGGCCTTCCCAGACCGCGACGAGAGCGTCGCGATCTTCTGGAACAGCGCCAACGGCCAGGCCTCCGCGGGCCAGATCCTGTCGACCTTCCTCGGCGCGCAGCAGTTCCACGCGCTGACCTGGGTCGGCTGA
- the istB gene encoding IS21-like element helper ATPase IstB, producing MAARSTTKPKTGRDVTSELEYLTRALKAPTLREAVERLAERAREESWTHEEFLAACLQREVAARETHGGEGRIRAARFPARKSLEDFDYDHARGLKRETIAHLGTLDFVAGKENVVLLGPPGTGKTHLATGLAIRACQAGHRVLFATASQWVDRLAEAHHAGRLQDELRKLVRYPVLVIDEVGYIPFEPEAANLFFQLVSSRYERASLIVTSNKNFARWGEVFGDDTVAAAMIDRLVHHAEVIALKGDSYRLKNRELGRVPAATNEEN from the coding sequence ATGGCCGCTAGGTCGACCACGAAGCCGAAGACCGGCCGCGACGTCACCAGCGAACTGGAGTACCTGACCCGGGCGTTGAAGGCACCCACCCTGCGCGAAGCGGTCGAGCGCCTCGCTGAACGAGCCCGGGAAGAGTCCTGGACCCATGAGGAGTTCCTCGCCGCATGCCTGCAACGCGAGGTCGCTGCACGCGAGACCCACGGCGGCGAGGGACGGATCCGCGCCGCCCGGTTCCCCGCCCGCAAGTCCCTGGAGGACTTCGACTACGACCATGCCCGCGGTCTGAAGCGAGAGACCATCGCCCACCTGGGCACCCTGGACTTCGTCGCCGGCAAGGAGAACGTGGTCCTGCTGGGCCCGCCCGGCACCGGTAAGACCCACCTGGCCACCGGGTTGGCGATCCGGGCCTGCCAGGCCGGGCACCGGGTCCTGTTCGCCACGGCGTCGCAGTGGGTCGACCGGCTGGCTGAGGCCCACCACGCCGGACGGCTGCAAGACGAGCTGCGCAAGCTGGTGCGCTACCCGGTGCTGGTGATCGACGAGGTCGGCTACATCCCGTTCGAGCCCGAGGCCGCCAACCTGTTCTTCCAGCTCGTCTCGTCCCGCTACGAACGAGCCAGCCTGATCGTCACGTCCAACAAGAACTTCGCCCGCTGGGGCGAAGTCTTCGGCGACGACACCGTCGCCGCAGCCATGATCGACCGGCTCGTCCACCACGCCGAGGTCATCGCCCTGAAAGGCGACTCCTACCGGCTGAAGAACCGAGAACTCGGCCGTGTCCCCGCGGCCACCAACGAAGAGAACTAG
- the istA gene encoding IS21 family transposase yields MLSVEDWAEIRRLHKTEGLPIKMIARTLGVSRNTVRAALASEGPPRYVRKPAGSAVDAFEPRIREQLQAFPTMPATVIAERVGWDRGMTVFKERVRELRPAYLPPDPASRTTYEAGELAQFDFWFPDIEIPVGYGQTRTARRLPVMTTVTGYSRWSGGLLIPSRDARDLYAGWWRLLSEQLLGVPKTLVWDGEAAVGRWRARQPELTVDCQAFRGVLGAKVVICKPADPEAKGMLERIHDYLEKSFLPGRTFESPADFNTQLAGFFVKANARKMRVLGCTPGDRVAADRAAMLPLPPVVPEVGWRQTLRLPRDHYVRLDSNDYSVHPAVVGRRIEVHADLDRVWVTCEGAIVADHTRVWAQHQTITDFEHTIAAKHLRHGRADLLRPVADAATGEEVEIRSLGFYDRALGLVDEPAEQEVS; encoded by the coding sequence GTGTTGTCAGTGGAGGATTGGGCTGAGATCCGTCGGCTGCACAAGACCGAGGGGTTGCCGATAAAGATGATCGCCAGGACGTTGGGCGTCTCGCGGAACACGGTGCGTGCCGCGCTGGCGTCCGAGGGGCCACCGAGGTACGTGCGGAAGCCGGCGGGGTCGGCGGTGGATGCGTTCGAGCCCCGGATCCGGGAGCAACTGCAGGCGTTCCCGACGATGCCGGCCACGGTGATCGCCGAGCGGGTCGGCTGGGACCGCGGGATGACGGTCTTCAAGGAACGTGTCCGGGAGTTGCGGCCGGCCTACCTGCCGCCGGACCCGGCGTCGCGCACGACCTATGAGGCTGGGGAGCTGGCGCAGTTCGACTTCTGGTTCCCCGACATCGAGATCCCGGTCGGCTACGGCCAGACCAGGACCGCGAGGCGGCTGCCGGTGATGACCACGGTGACCGGCTACTCCCGCTGGTCCGGTGGTCTGTTGATCCCCTCACGCGACGCGCGGGACCTGTATGCAGGCTGGTGGCGGCTGCTGTCCGAGCAGCTGCTCGGTGTGCCCAAGACGCTGGTCTGGGACGGCGAAGCCGCGGTCGGCCGGTGGCGTGCCCGCCAACCTGAGCTCACCGTCGACTGCCAGGCGTTCCGCGGGGTGCTGGGTGCGAAGGTGGTGATCTGCAAGCCCGCCGACCCCGAAGCCAAGGGCATGCTCGAGCGGATCCACGACTACCTCGAGAAGTCCTTCCTGCCCGGCCGCACCTTCGAGTCCCCGGCCGACTTCAACACCCAGCTCGCCGGGTTCTTCGTGAAGGCCAACGCCCGGAAGATGCGGGTCCTCGGCTGCACGCCCGGTGACCGGGTCGCCGCGGACCGGGCCGCGATGCTGCCCCTTCCACCGGTGGTGCCCGAGGTCGGTTGGCGCCAGACGCTGCGGCTTCCACGCGACCACTACGTGCGCTTGGATTCTAACGACTACTCCGTCCACCCCGCGGTCGTCGGGCGGCGGATCGAGGTCCACGCCGACCTGGACCGGGTGTGGGTGACCTGCGAAGGCGCGATCGTTGCCGACCACACCCGGGTGTGGGCTCAGCACCAGACGATCACCGACTTCGAGCACACCATCGCGGCCAAGCATCTGCGCCACGGCCGTGCCGATCTGCTGCGCCCGGTCGCCGACGCCGCGACCGGTGAGGAGGTCGAGATCCGTTCACTCGGCTTCTACGACCGAGCACTCGGCCTGGTCGACGAGCCGGCTGAGCAGGAGGTGTCTTGA
- a CDS encoding amidase domain-containing protein, which yields MHRSCHPPPQQTAPCSRRRPSRTSRGGWYGGIPAASWTWSAAENFYKMTKALRRSTSAKYVTDLRRGDLLQYKSKSSSTMTHSMVVTKKTSNTTSGVYLSYHSTNTLNKPFSKMVGLNVTWFGHHV from the coding sequence CTGCACCGATCGTGTCATCCGCCGCCGCAGCAAACCGCCCCCTGTTCGCGCAGACGTCCGTCACGAACTTCACGCGGCGGGTGGTACGGCGGCATCCCAGCCGCGTCGTGGACGTGGTCGGCTGCCGAGAACTTCTACAAGATGACGAAGGCACTGAGGAGGAGCACCTCAGCAAAATATGTGACAGACCTTCGCAGGGGGGACCTTCTGCAGTACAAGTCGAAGTCCTCAAGCACGATGACGCACAGCATGGTCGTCACCAAGAAAACTTCGAACACCACCTCGGGCGTCTACCTGAGTTACCACTCCACAAACACGCTGAACAAGCCGTTCAGCAAGATGGTCGGCCTGAACGTGACGTGGTTCGGCCACCACGTCTGA
- a CDS encoding alpha/beta fold hydrolase, with translation MARASSLPDNTVRLRDLVPRSLRERNVTLIVEPFATVAPTPACLRASFDAGVSQACADVDVLTRPGALRAVAAQVEKDTGLQVSGAYLQSFGATRTLSALAGVLRDRWVVLESPAPVPGASAVELMRDRREAILRRVVSGCEGASCASTVSGNLLDILEDGSGRVSGRELAVGLIAATTIPGVNEELVAEVREDVLDSTLTKEHARRLRALGRSYEGKRPSKQVSASMVALWADTCPRLRGWDELAKEQDPILAAFAWVFRGCSLFASVDDVEVSEPLGERVDALILTGTEDPIVPASLQERWGQAVKAQGGTTRTLVGAGHFWEDDAVTATVQRFVSDRLNRP, from the coding sequence GTGGCCCGGGCCTCGAGCCTGCCGGACAACACTGTGCGGCTGAGGGATCTGGTGCCTCGCTCTCTGCGGGAGCGGAACGTCACGTTGATTGTGGAGCCTTTCGCAACCGTCGCGCCGACGCCGGCTTGTCTGCGGGCCTCCTTCGACGCCGGCGTTTCGCAAGCTTGTGCCGACGTGGACGTCCTCACTCGGCCCGGTGCGTTGCGTGCGGTTGCTGCGCAGGTGGAGAAGGACACGGGACTTCAGGTCTCGGGCGCGTATCTCCAGTCCTTCGGCGCCACCCGGACGCTGTCGGCCCTCGCCGGTGTTCTCCGGGATCGGTGGGTTGTTCTGGAGTCCCCGGCGCCTGTGCCGGGGGCGAGCGCGGTCGAGTTGATGCGGGATCGCCGGGAGGCGATCCTTCGTCGGGTCGTGAGCGGATGCGAGGGTGCTTCGTGCGCGTCGACGGTGTCAGGGAACCTCCTGGACATCCTAGAGGACGGTTCAGGGCGGGTTTCCGGTCGCGAGTTGGCTGTGGGTCTTATCGCCGCCACGACTATCCCGGGCGTGAACGAGGAGCTTGTTGCTGAGGTTCGCGAGGATGTCCTCGACTCCACGTTGACGAAGGAGCACGCTCGTCGGTTGCGCGCGTTGGGACGTTCCTATGAAGGGAAGCGGCCGTCGAAGCAGGTCTCGGCGTCCATGGTCGCCTTGTGGGCTGACACGTGTCCGCGCCTCCGAGGGTGGGACGAGCTGGCGAAGGAGCAGGATCCCATCCTCGCTGCCTTCGCCTGGGTCTTCCGTGGCTGCAGTCTGTTCGCGTCTGTGGATGACGTCGAGGTTTCTGAGCCACTCGGCGAACGGGTCGACGCTCTGATTCTGACCGGGACGGAAGATCCGATCGTTCCAGCGTCCCTGCAGGAACGTTGGGGGCAGGCAGTCAAGGCGCAGGGCGGGACTACCCGAACCCTGGTAGGGGCGGGTCACTTCTGGGAGGATGACGCAGTGACGGCAACCGTTCAACGGTTCGTTTCAGACAGGCTCAACAGACCATGA
- a CDS encoding IS3 family transposase (programmed frameshift) gives MAKPYPKEFRDDVVAVARQGQAPLSQIAKDFGISEGSLANWMKQADIEDGKRPGLTEDERKQLREANKRIRLLEQENEVLRRAAAYLSQANLPKIVFPLVREMAAAGAPIRVPVAVALRVLGLSRQGYYQWLNDPVCQRDWDDAHLLNVIYEIHADDATLGYRFITDELDVEHGIQVGENRVHRLCRIAGITASHHKKRSKPGSTGPAPHDDLLAVVDEHGVVRHEFVADGPNKVWLWDISEHPTRTGKLYICAIKDVWSNKIVGYSIDSRMKSSLARAAMRNAIALRSPVGTICHSDRGGQFRAKRTQRLLANNGLIGSMGRSYGAGDNASMESFFSLLQKNVLDTQRWDSREELRLAIVTWIETKYNRRRRQRALGKLTPVEFEMIYAAAEAA, from the exons GTGGCAAAGCCCTACCCCAAGGAGTTCCGCGACGACGTCGTGGCCGTGGCCCGCCAGGGCCAGGCTCCGCTGTCGCAGATCGCGAAGGACTTCGGCATCTCCGAAGGCTCGCTGGCGAACTGGATGAAGCAGGCCGATATCGAGGACGGCAAGCGTCCGGGCCTGACTGAGGACGAGCGCAAGCAACTGCGTGAGGCGAACAAGCGCATCCGGCTCCTGGAGCAGGAGAACGAGGTCCTCCGCCGGGCTGCTGCCTACCTGTCACAGGCCAACCTGCCG AAAATAGTCTTCCCGCTCGTCCGAGAGATGGCCGCGGCCGGCGCCCCGATCAGGGTGCCGGTCGCGGTGGCGTTGCGGGTCCTGGGCCTGTCCAGACAGGGGTACTACCAATGGCTCAACGACCCGGTATGCCAGCGCGACTGGGACGACGCCCACCTCCTCAACGTCATCTACGAGATCCATGCCGATGACGCGACCCTGGGCTACAGGTTCATCACCGACGAGCTCGACGTCGAGCACGGCATCCAGGTGGGTGAGAACCGCGTCCATCGCCTGTGCAGGATCGCTGGGATCACCGCCAGCCACCACAAGAAGCGCAGCAAGCCAGGATCGACCGGACCGGCACCGCACGACGACCTCCTCGCGGTCGTCGACGAGCACGGCGTGGTGCGACACGAGTTCGTCGCCGACGGCCCGAACAAGGTCTGGCTATGGGACATCTCCGAACACCCCACGCGGACCGGGAAGCTGTACATCTGCGCGATCAAGGACGTGTGGTCGAACAAGATCGTCGGTTACTCCATCGATTCGCGGATGAAGTCGTCGCTAGCGCGGGCGGCGATGCGCAACGCCATCGCGTTGCGCTCGCCGGTCGGCACGATCTGCCATTCCGACAGGGGCGGTCAATTTCGTGCCAAACGGACACAGCGGCTGCTGGCGAACAACGGGCTGATCGGCTCGATGGGCCGCTCCTACGGCGCCGGCGACAACGCCAGCATGGAGAGCTTCTTCTCCCTGTTGCAGAAGAACGTGCTCGACACACAGCGCTGGGACTCCCGCGAGGAGCTCCGTCTCGCGATCGTCACCTGGATCGAAACCAAGTACAACCGCCGCCGACGCCAACGCGCCCTCGGCAAGCTCACGCCGGTCGAGTTTGAGATGATCTACGCGGCCGCAGAAGCGGCCTGA
- a CDS encoding Fur family transcriptional regulator → MAETDERPLALRPTRQRIAITEALREAADFQSAQEIHDSLRQSGEKVGLATVYRTLQAMADAGDVDVRHNPAGEATYRRCSASHHHHLVCRSCGRTVEVTSTAVERWANAVAEEHGFSDVDHTVELVGLCAECARRS, encoded by the coding sequence GTGGCGGAGACCGACGAGCGTCCGCTCGCCTTGCGGCCGACTCGCCAGCGGATCGCGATCACCGAGGCACTGCGTGAGGCGGCCGACTTCCAGAGTGCTCAGGAGATCCACGACAGCCTGCGCCAGAGCGGGGAGAAGGTCGGTCTCGCGACCGTCTACCGCACGCTCCAGGCGATGGCCGACGCCGGCGACGTCGACGTACGGCACAACCCGGCCGGCGAGGCGACGTACCGCCGGTGCAGTGCCTCGCACCACCACCACCTGGTCTGCCGGTCCTGCGGCCGCACGGTAGAGGTCACCAGCACCGCGGTGGAGCGGTGGGCGAACGCGGTGGCCGAGGAGCACGGCTTCAGCGACGTCGACCACACCGTCGAGCTGGTCGGGCTCTGCGCGGAGTGCGCCCGCCGCAGCTGA